A window of Synechococcales cyanobacterium T60_A2020_003 genomic DNA:
TCGACATACCCCTTTCCCCGCAAGGGGACGGAAACTCGTTAGCATTCCTGCTTTCGAGGGCGTTGGCAATTTAATTCCAAGATCATTCCCCGCAAAGGGACAAAAAACTTCATCACACTCACCGCATCACACTAGGATTAAAAGCATCACCCAACCGTCCATCCCGATTATGTCTCACCCCTCTCCCCTCACCATCCCAAACACCACCGAACTCATCGGACTAAAATTCTCCCTCCAAGCCCTCACCTCCGATGCTCTTTACCCCCAATACACCATCGGACTCCACGCCTGGTTCCTCGACCAAATCCGCCAAATCGATCCCGCCCTCTCCACCTACCTCCACGACGGCGAATCCGAAAAACCCTTCACCATCAGCACCCTCAGCGGCCAACTGCGCGCCCACGGCCAACACCTCCATATCCAAAAAGGAACCACCTACGACTGGCAGATCACCGCCCTCTCCCAAAACGTCGTCAAAGGCATCGCCGTATGGCAAAAACACCCTCCGACTCAGCTCACCCTTAAAACCATCCCCTTCCAAATCCAGTCCATCACCCTATCCCCATCCCCCACCACCTATCGCACCCTCTGGGACTCCGCCCGCCAAATGCGCGGCCCCGTTCACCTCAGCTTTACGAGTCCCACCAGCTTCCGCCGCAAAGGTCATCATTTCCCCCTCCCCGTTCCCAACAACCTATTCCATAGCTACCTCCGCCGCTGGAACGACTTCTCAGGGCTGCCCTTCGAGCAAGACCCATTTCTAAACTGGATCGACGAAACCGTCATCATCCAACGCCTCCAGATCGAAACCCAAAAAGTCGCCGTCGGGAAACGCGGTTCCGTCACCGGATTTGTGGGCGGCCTCAGCCTCAACCTATCCAGCCACGCCGACAAAATGCCCGAATTTCGCCAACTCTTCTACGCCCTGATCCAGCTCGCACCCTACTGCGGCACCGGGCACAAAACCACCTTCGGCCTCGGCCAAACCCAGCTCGGATGGGAACCTAATCATCCTCAA
This region includes:
- the cas6 gene encoding CRISPR-associated endoribonuclease Cas6, coding for MSHPSPLTIPNTTELIGLKFSLQALTSDALYPQYTIGLHAWFLDQIRQIDPALSTYLHDGESEKPFTISTLSGQLRAHGQHLHIQKGTTYDWQITALSQNVVKGIAVWQKHPPTQLTLKTIPFQIQSITLSPSPTTYRTLWDSARQMRGPVHLSFTSPTSFRRKGHHFPLPVPNNLFHSYLRRWNDFSGLPFEQDPFLNWIDETVIIQRLQIETQKVAVGKRGSVTGFVGGLSLNLSSHADKMPEFRQLFYALIQLAPYCGTGHKTTFGLGQTQLGWEPNHPQGINQPTDEERLSDRITYLTHLFLSQRKRTGGDRARQTAETWATILARREQGDSLLDVAGDLNMPYETVKTYAKLARRSLRQ